One region of Olleya sp. Hel_I_94 genomic DNA includes:
- the dnaN gene encoding DNA polymerase III subunit beta — protein sequence MKFIVSSTYLLKQLQVLGGVINSSNTLPILDNFLFELNESKLTVSASDLETTMSAVLDVDSDNEGSVAIPARLLLDTLKTFPEQPLTFVIEENNTVEISSNHGKYALAYADGNEFPKAISLEDPSSTKMPGHILATAINKTIFAAGNDDLRPVMSGVFFQFSTEGLTFVATDAHKLVKYSREDVKASQVAEFIMPKKPLNLLKGILGASDEEITIEYNDSNAKFTFENTILICRLIDGKYPNYEAVIPKENPNKLTIDRTQFLNSVRRVSIFSNKTTHQIRLKIAGAELNISAEDIDYSNKAEERLTCDYQGDDMQIGFNSRFLTEMLNNLGSNDVQLELSMPNRAGILTPIDDLEVGEQVTMLVMPVMLNS from the coding sequence ATGAAATTTATCGTATCAAGCACATACTTACTAAAACAATTACAGGTTTTAGGAGGTGTAATTAACAGTTCAAATACATTACCTATTTTAGATAATTTTTTATTTGAATTAAATGAATCTAAATTAACTGTATCTGCAAGCGATTTAGAAACAACCATGTCTGCTGTTTTAGATGTAGATAGTGACAACGAAGGAAGCGTAGCTATTCCTGCACGTTTACTTTTAGATACTTTAAAAACATTTCCAGAACAACCATTAACGTTTGTTATTGAAGAAAACAATACCGTTGAAATTAGTTCAAATCATGGTAAATATGCTTTAGCTTATGCAGACGGAAACGAGTTTCCAAAAGCCATTAGCTTAGAAGATCCAAGCAGTACAAAAATGCCTGGTCATATTTTAGCAACAGCTATCAACAAAACTATTTTTGCAGCAGGAAATGACGATTTAAGACCTGTTATGAGTGGTGTATTCTTTCAGTTTTCTACTGAAGGTTTAACCTTTGTTGCTACAGATGCTCATAAATTAGTTAAATACTCTAGAGAAGATGTTAAAGCCTCTCAGGTAGCCGAGTTTATTATGCCTAAAAAACCTTTAAACTTATTAAAAGGAATACTTGGTGCAAGTGACGAGGAAATTACTATTGAATATAATGACTCTAACGCTAAGTTTACTTTTGAAAACACAATATTAATCTGTCGTTTAATTGACGGTAAATATCCTAATTACGAAGCGGTAATACCAAAAGAAAATCCAAACAAACTAACAATAGACAGAACACAGTTTTTAAACTCTGTACGTCGTGTTAGTATTTTCTCTAACAAAACAACACACCAAATTAGATTAAAAATTGCTGGAGCAGAATTAAATATATCTGCAGAAGATATTGACTACTCTAACAAAGCAGAAGAACGTTTGACTTGTGATTATCAAGGAGACGACATGCAAATTGGTTTTAACTCTCGTTTTTTAACAGAGATGTTAAACAACTTAGGATCTAACGACGTACAATTAGAGCTAAGCATGCCTAACAGAGCAGGTATCTTAACGCCTATTGATGATTTAGAAGTTGGAGAACAAGTAACTATGTTAGTGATGCCTGTAATGTTAAACAGCTAA
- a CDS encoding efflux RND transporter permease subunit, whose protein sequence is MKEGIAGKIAKVFMQSKLTVLLMIVFMVVGVYSSFLIPREEEPQIDVPMADIFVGYPGASPTEVESRVIKPLEQLISNIKGVEYVYSTSMKEQGMVIVQFYVGEDIERSFVKLYNEINKHMDQMPEGVTFPLVKTRAIDDVPMLGLTLWSENYDDYQLNQMAQELEAEIKKINDVAITHKIGGRDRQLRVVLDKDKLAASGLDFLSVSEMIKANNSQLSAGSFDKNDTEFLVNTGAFLASVTDVENLVVGVQQNQPIYLKQVSKIIDGPEVPQNYVSLGYGKGSVKSADYKSEYPAVTISVAKRKGADAMKIADVIIDKVDHLRSTLIPDDVHVEVTRNYGETASHKVSELLWHLIGSIFAVTLVVMLAMGWRGGLVVFLSVPITFALTLLSYYMMDYTLNRITLFALVFVTGIVVDDSIIIAENMHRHFKMKRLPFKEAALYAINEVGNPTILATFTVIASVLPMAFVSGLMGPYMAPMPIGASIAMILSLFVALTITPYLGYIFLREKDKKGAEEKPEKPVEDTLIYKVYNKFERPLLESKSKRWLFLGLTFMGLMLTMVLFFTKSVAVKMLPFDNKNEFQVVIDMPEGTTLERTGVVAQEVSQYLSTRPEVVNYQNYVGTSAPITFNGLVRHYDLRGGSNMADIQVNLIDKGERDIQSHGIAKLMRPDIQKIATKYNANIKLVEVPPGPPVLSTIVAEVYGPEYNEQIKIANSVQEILKNTTDVVDIDWMVEADQTEYQFDINKEKAMLYGVAPQQIAYTMNMALSNRAITNLYDEDAVNQVGLVLTLDEKEKSTITDISQLKVKSKQGNMVPIADLVTITETIAAKSIYRKNQKRVVYVMADMAGDLESPAYAILGMEEKLNEIPLQKGYELNEMYLGQPDFEDNYTVKWDGEWQITLEVFRDLGIAFLGAIILIYILIVGWFQNFKAPIVMMVAIPLSLIGIILGHWIMGAFFTATSFIGMIALAGIMVRNSVLLIDFINLRTAEGVPLKEACIEAGAVRTTPILLTAGTVVIGAFVILFDPIFQGLAISLMGGTIVSTVLTLLVVPLVYYMIEKKNYK, encoded by the coding sequence ATGAAAGAAGGAATCGCAGGTAAAATTGCCAAAGTCTTTATGCAGTCGAAGCTTACAGTGCTTTTAATGATTGTATTTATGGTAGTTGGTGTGTACAGTTCGTTTTTAATTCCGCGTGAAGAAGAACCGCAAATTGATGTGCCTATGGCAGACATTTTTGTGGGTTATCCTGGAGCAAGTCCTACCGAAGTGGAGTCGCGTGTGATTAAGCCTTTAGAGCAATTAATTTCGAATATTAAAGGTGTAGAATATGTGTATTCTACGTCTATGAAAGAGCAAGGAATGGTCATCGTACAGTTTTATGTTGGCGAAGATATTGAGCGTAGTTTCGTGAAATTATACAACGAAATTAACAAGCATATGGACCAAATGCCTGAAGGTGTTACGTTTCCGTTAGTAAAAACGCGTGCGATTGATGATGTGCCAATGTTAGGGTTAACGTTGTGGAGTGAAAATTATGACGATTACCAGTTAAACCAGATGGCTCAAGAGTTGGAAGCTGAAATTAAGAAGATAAACGATGTGGCTATTACGCATAAAATTGGTGGTAGAGATCGTCAATTACGTGTGGTTTTAGATAAAGATAAATTGGCTGCAAGTGGTTTGGATTTCTTGTCGGTTTCGGAAATGATTAAAGCAAATAACAGCCAATTAAGTGCTGGTAGTTTTGATAAAAATGATACTGAGTTTTTAGTAAATACAGGTGCTTTTTTAGCTTCGGTTACTGATGTTGAAAATCTAGTGGTTGGTGTGCAACAAAATCAACCAATATATTTAAAGCAAGTCTCTAAAATTATTGATGGACCAGAAGTACCACAAAATTATGTGAGTTTAGGTTACGGAAAAGGGAGTGTAAAATCGGCTGATTATAAGTCGGAATATCCTGCAGTAACTATTTCGGTTGCTAAACGTAAAGGTGCTGATGCCATGAAAATTGCCGATGTGATTATTGATAAAGTAGATCACTTACGTAGTACTTTAATTCCGGATGATGTACATGTAGAAGTCACTAGAAATTATGGTGAAACAGCGTCTCATAAAGTATCGGAATTGCTATGGCACCTTATCGGGTCTATCTTTGCGGTTACACTTGTAGTGATGTTAGCCATGGGTTGGCGTGGTGGATTGGTCGTGTTTTTATCGGTTCCAATTACGTTTGCTTTGACCTTACTAAGTTACTACATGATGGATTACACGCTAAACCGAATTACCTTATTCGCGTTAGTATTTGTAACGGGAATTGTGGTGGATGATTCCATTATTATTGCCGAAAATATGCACCGACATTTTAAGATGAAACGCTTGCCATTTAAAGAGGCTGCTTTGTATGCGATAAATGAAGTTGGAAACCCAACCATTTTAGCAACATTTACTGTAATAGCATCAGTTTTACCTATGGCTTTTGTATCAGGATTAATGGGTCCATATATGGCACCAATGCCAATAGGAGCATCCATTGCTATGATATTATCCTTATTTGTAGCTTTAACTATTACACCATATTTAGGTTATATTTTCTTAAGAGAAAAAGATAAAAAAGGCGCAGAGGAGAAACCAGAAAAACCAGTTGAAGACACACTTATTTATAAGGTTTACAACAAGTTTGAACGTCCTTTATTAGAAAGTAAGAGCAAACGTTGGTTGTTTTTAGGATTGACTTTTATGGGTTTAATGTTAACAATGGTGTTGTTTTTTACCAAATCGGTTGCTGTAAAAATGTTACCTTTTGATAACAAGAATGAGTTTCAGGTGGTTATTGATATGCCTGAAGGTACCACACTAGAACGTACAGGAGTTGTAGCACAAGAAGTGTCGCAATACTTGTCAACACGACCAGAAGTGGTTAATTATCAAAATTACGTGGGTACATCTGCACCAATTACGTTTAACGGTTTGGTACGTCATTACGATTTACGTGGTGGATCTAATATGGCAGATATCCAAGTGAATTTAATTGATAAAGGCGAACGTGATATTCAAAGTCACGGTATTGCTAAATTAATGCGTCCAGATATTCAGAAAATTGCTACAAAGTATAATGCCAATATTAAATTGGTAGAAGTGCCACCAGGACCTCCAGTATTGTCAACGATTGTTGCAGAAGTGTATGGACCTGAGTATAATGAGCAAATTAAGATTGCTAATAGCGTTCAAGAGATTTTAAAAAACACAACTGATGTGGTGGATATTGATTGGATGGTGGAAGCGGATCAAACCGAATATCAATTTGATATTAACAAAGAAAAAGCAATGTTGTATGGTGTTGCACCACAACAAATAGCATACACAATGAATATGGCATTGTCTAATAGAGCTATTACTAATTTATATGATGAAGATGCTGTAAACCAAGTAGGATTAGTATTGACTTTAGATGAAAAAGAAAAATCTACAATTACTGATATTTCGCAATTAAAGGTAAAATCTAAACAAGGTAATATGGTTCCTATTGCAGATTTGGTAACTATTACCGAAACCATAGCTGCAAAAAGCATTTACCGTAAAAATCAAAAACGTGTGGTTTATGTTATGGCAGATATGGCTGGAGATTTAGAAAGTCCAGCGTATGCTATTCTAGGTATGGAAGAAAAGCTGAATGAGATTCCGTTACAAAAAGGCTACGAGTTAAACGAAATGTATTTAGGTCAGCCAGACTTTGAAGACAATTATACTGTAAAATGGGATGGAGAATGGCAAATTACTTTGGAAGTCTTTAGAGATTTAGGTATTGCCTTTTTAGGAGCCATTATCTTAATATACATCTTAATTGTAGGCTGGTTTCAAAACTTTAAAGCACCAATTGTTATGATGGTGGCAATACCATTATCATTAATCGGAATTATTTTAGGACACTGGATTATGGGAGCATTCTTTACCGCAACGTCGTTTATTGGTATGATTGCGTTAGCAGGAATTATGGTTAGGAATTCGGTTTTACTTATTGACTTTATAAATTTAAGAACAGCGGAAGGTGTACCTCTTAAAGAAGCGTGTATTGAAGCAGGAGCAGTGCGTACAACACCAATTTTATTAACAGCAGGAACGGTTGTTATAGGAGCATTTGTGATACTGTTTGATCCAATTTTTCAAGGATTGGCAATATCATTAATGGGAGGGACTATTGTGTCTACAGTATTGACTTTACTGGTTGTGCCTCTTGTTTATTATATGATAGAGAAGAAGAATTATAAATAA
- a CDS encoding efflux RND transporter periplasmic adaptor subunit codes for MKKIYTILTLSIALFVASCGSEDKKPVVDNSPAISVKTSQVAANSNSPFLSVSGKIQATNSADLSTRMMGYVNKVYVNVGDKVRKGQLLVSINNSDLQAKRAQVNAGITEANAALNIAQKDYNRFKNLFADNSASQKEMDDMTANYEMAKARVEGANQMKNEINAQFAYSNITAPFSGTVTSKNVEAGNMANPGVPLISIETPGNFEVMAMVPETEISEIKSGTTVDVLVKSINKTLKGKVKEVSISAKNTGGQYLVKIDLDKTEANILSGMFTTVQFPVERKATSSMVLIPTEAIVTTGQLSGVYTVSQSNTALLRWLRLGRTFGDQVEVLSGLNADEAYIVSAEGKLFNGAKISIQ; via the coding sequence ATGAAAAAAATATATACAATCCTTACACTTTCTATAGCGCTATTTGTAGCCAGTTGTGGTAGCGAAGACAAAAAACCAGTGGTAGATAATTCGCCAGCAATTAGTGTAAAAACTAGTCAAGTTGCAGCAAATAGTAACAGTCCTTTTTTATCGGTAAGCGGAAAAATTCAAGCTACAAATAGTGCAGATTTAAGCACTAGAATGATGGGTTATGTTAATAAAGTATATGTCAACGTTGGCGATAAAGTACGTAAAGGACAATTATTAGTATCAATTAATAATAGCGATTTACAAGCTAAAAGAGCTCAGGTTAATGCAGGAATTACAGAAGCTAACGCAGCTTTAAATATTGCGCAAAAAGATTACAACCGTTTTAAAAACTTATTTGCAGACAATAGTGCGTCTCAAAAAGAGATGGATGATATGACTGCAAATTACGAAATGGCTAAGGCTAGAGTAGAAGGTGCCAATCAAATGAAAAACGAGATTAACGCACAGTTTGCTTACAGTAATATTACTGCACCTTTTAGCGGAACCGTAACTAGTAAAAATGTAGAAGCTGGTAATATGGCAAATCCTGGTGTGCCATTAATAAGTATAGAAACACCTGGAAATTTTGAAGTGATGGCAATGGTACCTGAAACTGAAATTTCAGAGATTAAATCAGGAACTACAGTAGATGTTTTGGTTAAATCGATTAATAAAACTTTAAAAGGAAAAGTAAAAGAAGTAAGTATATCAGCCAAAAACACCGGAGGACAGTATTTAGTAAAAATTGATTTAGATAAAACAGAGGCTAATATTTTATCAGGCATGTTTACAACAGTGCAATTTCCTGTAGAGAGAAAAGCAACGTCATCAATGGTTTTAATACCTACTGAAGCTATTGTCACAACCGGACAATTATCTGGAGTTTATACAGTAAGCCAAAGCAATACAGCATTATTACGATGGTTACGTTTAGGTAGAACTTTTGGAGATCAAGTGGAAGTGTTATCTGGTTTAAATGCAGACGAAGCATACATTGTTTCTGCTGAAGGGAAATTATTTAATGGCGCTAAAATTTCAATTCAATAA
- a CDS encoding TolC family protein, whose translation MKKHIYIPLLLLGLTLSVHAQQVVPIAKSDVLSKVSENNTSIKISEQDFNAAKADYRQTNAVFLPNITASHTAMATTNPLMAFGSKLNQEILSSNDFNPALLNDPSQIENYATKFEIQQPLINLDGIYQRKAAKSKMEAMSLKTERTQEYLVFEVDKAYMQLQLAYKAVDVLVKALEAANANKKLAEDSFKQGYLQRADVLNVEVRVTEVQNQLQTAKSNVQNASNYLSFLMNDDTYVVYMPSDELSIATFTLDDKKVSENRSDIKAMQLATNAYEAMNKADKMAFLPRLNAFGSYELYDDQIFQGSANGYLFGAQLSWDIFQGSKRIGKAQKSKSEFEKSKLEYQQYVSKSNLELNKAKRAFIDADNKLKLTTLALQQSEESLRIRTNRFKEGLEKTSDLLIAETQYAQKQLEYYQTIFEYNYTQAYLQFLTKE comes from the coding sequence ATGAAAAAACACATTTATATACCATTATTACTGTTAGGATTAACACTTTCGGTTCATGCGCAACAAGTGGTACCCATTGCAAAATCTGATGTTTTGTCAAAAGTATCTGAGAATAATACTAGTATAAAAATTTCTGAACAAGATTTTAATGCAGCCAAAGCAGATTACAGGCAAACCAATGCAGTGTTTTTGCCAAACATTACAGCAAGTCACACTGCAATGGCGACGACTAACCCTTTAATGGCTTTTGGTTCTAAATTAAATCAGGAGATTTTAAGCTCAAACGATTTTAATCCTGCATTATTAAACGATCCTTCGCAGATTGAAAACTACGCAACCAAATTCGAAATTCAGCAACCATTAATTAATTTAGATGGTATTTACCAACGTAAAGCTGCTAAGTCAAAAATGGAAGCCATGTCTTTAAAGACAGAACGTACACAAGAGTATTTGGTGTTTGAAGTGGATAAAGCCTACATGCAATTACAATTAGCCTATAAAGCGGTAGACGTGTTAGTAAAAGCATTAGAAGCTGCAAATGCTAATAAAAAATTAGCAGAGGACAGTTTTAAACAAGGGTATTTACAACGTGCAGATGTGCTAAATGTTGAAGTACGTGTGACTGAAGTTCAAAATCAATTACAAACAGCTAAAAGTAATGTGCAAAATGCCTCTAATTATTTGTCTTTTTTAATGAATGATGATACTTATGTTGTGTATATGCCAAGTGATGAATTGTCCATTGCAACGTTTACTTTAGACGATAAAAAGGTTTCAGAAAATCGTTCTGACATTAAAGCTATGCAATTAGCAACCAATGCTTATGAAGCGATGAATAAAGCGGATAAGATGGCGTTTTTACCACGTTTAAATGCGTTTGGGAGTTATGAGTTGTATGACGATCAAATTTTCCAAGGAAGTGCTAATGGGTACCTTTTCGGAGCACAATTAAGTTGGGATATATTTCAAGGGTCTAAACGTATTGGTAAAGCTCAAAAAAGTAAATCAGAATTCGAAAAGTCTAAATTAGAGTATCAGCAATATGTATCTAAAAGTAATTTAGAATTAAACAAAGCTAAACGCGCCTTTATAGATGCTGATAATAAGTTGAAATTAACAACTTTAGCATTGCAACAGTCAGAAGAATCTTTACGTATTAGAACTAACAGATTTAAAGAAGGTCTAGAAAAAACATCTGATTTATTAATTGCCGAAACGCAATATGCACAAAAGCAATTGGAATATTACCAAACCATTTTTGAATACAATTACACACAAGCATATTTACAATTTTTAACTAAAGAATAA
- a CDS encoding YeeE/YedE family protein: MDFLFQPWHWFVSGFLIACTMLFLLLMGKKFGMSSNLRTFCAACGAGKVNSFFKFDWRSDVWNLLVVIGAMIGGFIASHYLSSADMPAISDATKASLSSINISTENQYLPVELFSISALSDIKTIAILIVGGILVGFGARYAGGCTSGHAISGLSNLQLPSLIAVIGFFIGGLIMVHLLFPLIF; the protein is encoded by the coding sequence ATGGATTTTTTATTTCAACCTTGGCATTGGTTTGTTTCAGGATTTTTAATTGCCTGTACAATGCTATTTTTATTATTAATGGGAAAAAAGTTTGGTATGTCATCAAACTTAAGAACTTTTTGTGCTGCTTGTGGTGCTGGAAAAGTCAATTCGTTTTTTAAATTTGATTGGAGATCGGATGTGTGGAATTTATTAGTTGTAATAGGAGCAATGATAGGCGGTTTTATAGCATCACATTATTTGTCATCCGCAGATATGCCTGCCATTAGTGATGCTACAAAAGCATCGTTGTCTAGTATAAATATTTCGACTGAAAACCAATACTTACCTGTCGAGTTATTTTCTATTTCCGCTTTAAGCGATATTAAAACAATTGCTATTTTAATTGTTGGAGGAATCTTAGTTGGTTTTGGAGCACGATATGCTGGAGGTTGTACTTCTGGTCACGCTATTTCTGGTTTAAGTAATTTACAACTACCGTCTTTAATTGCTGTTATTGGCTTTTTTATTGGTGGATTAATTATGGTTCATTTATTATTTCCTTTAATTTTTTAA
- a CDS encoding nicotinate phosphoribosyltransferase translates to MDITAAYTDLYQITMAQVYFVTKPNGKAVFDYYYRRNPFDNGYAIFAGLEDVLDILESLKFSESDISYLKQKGFENEFLEYLKNFSFKGSIRSSKEGDVVFPNRPILQVEANIIEAQIIETLLLNILNFQTLIATKASRIRYSAKDAILLDMGLRRAHATGGYYASRAAAIGGFDSTSNVKAAEDYNIASTGTMAHSFIQSYDNELDAFRDFAQVRPKNCVLLIDTYNTLKLGLPNAITVAKEMEEKGEKLFGIRLDSGDLAYLSKKARAILDAANLSYVKIVVSNQLDEFVIKSLKEQQAPIDVFGVGTNLVTGRPDAALDGVYKLSEYNGDPRIKLSENIIKVSLPFKKQVYRMIDNDGQFYGADAVAIYTEGEIDQMEHPFDVTKQINIKALKKEPLLELVMEDGKRVIPVRTVNEIAKYSQSRLAQLPDEYKRFQNPHTYKIGLSSQLKKERNDLINKHKN, encoded by the coding sequence ATGGACATTACTGCAGCATATACGGATCTATATCAAATTACAATGGCGCAAGTCTATTTTGTTACTAAACCAAATGGTAAAGCTGTATTTGACTATTATTACCGTCGTAATCCTTTTGATAATGGGTATGCCATATTTGCAGGATTGGAAGATGTTTTAGATATATTGGAGTCGCTTAAATTCTCAGAGTCTGATATTTCTTATTTAAAGCAAAAAGGATTTGAGAACGAATTTTTAGAGTATTTAAAAAACTTTAGCTTTAAAGGAAGTATTCGTTCTAGTAAAGAAGGCGATGTTGTTTTTCCTAATCGTCCCATTTTACAAGTTGAAGCAAATATTATAGAAGCACAAATTATAGAAACCCTTTTACTAAATATTCTTAATTTTCAAACCTTAATTGCAACCAAAGCTAGCAGAATACGCTATAGTGCAAAAGATGCCATTTTATTAGATATGGGATTACGTCGTGCACATGCTACAGGTGGTTATTATGCGTCTAGAGCTGCGGCTATTGGTGGTTTTGATAGTACTAGTAATGTGAAAGCTGCGGAAGATTACAACATCGCATCTACAGGAACAATGGCACATTCGTTTATCCAAAGTTATGATAATGAATTAGACGCATTTCGTGATTTTGCGCAAGTACGACCTAAAAACTGTGTGCTTTTAATTGATACTTATAATACTCTAAAATTAGGACTTCCAAATGCGATTACAGTTGCCAAAGAAATGGAAGAAAAAGGTGAGAAACTTTTTGGAATCCGATTGGACAGTGGTGATTTAGCCTATTTATCTAAAAAAGCGAGAGCCATTTTAGACGCTGCAAATTTAAGTTATGTAAAAATTGTAGTCTCTAATCAGTTAGACGAATTTGTTATAAAAAGTTTAAAAGAACAACAGGCACCTATTGACGTTTTTGGTGTAGGTACTAATTTGGTTACAGGACGACCAGACGCTGCGTTAGATGGTGTATATAAATTATCTGAATACAATGGTGATCCAAGAATTAAACTCTCTGAAAACATTATAAAAGTATCACTACCGTTTAAAAAACAAGTGTATCGCATGATTGATAACGATGGACAATTTTATGGCGCAGATGCTGTCGCGATTTATACCGAAGGTGAGATTGATCAAATGGAACACCCTTTTGATGTAACCAAACAAATAAATATTAAGGCGTTAAAAAAAGAGCCATTATTAGAGCTAGTAATGGAGGATGGTAAGCGTGTAATACCTGTAAGAACGGTTAACGAAATTGCTAAATATTCGCAATCGCGTTTAGCTCAACTCCCGGATGAATATAAACGTTTTCAAAATCCGCATACCTATAAAATTGGATTAAGTAGTCAACTTAAAAAGGAACGAAATGATCTAATTAACAAACATAAAAACTAA
- a CDS encoding metal-dependent hydrolase: MDSLTQIVLGAAVGEAVLGRKVGNKAMLYGAIAGTIPDLDVLASFFTDNVTALYVHRGFTHSIVFSVLFAPILAWIVTRYETYKNFKNWTWLFFLAFVTHPILDAHTTWGTQLFWPFDLRLAFKNIFVVDPLYTVPFLIFLILAMRQKRTTAKRRFYNNMGLIISTSYLAITLLLKWAAYTKFESALKEQNIAYLDIDTRPSALNTILWSANVQTDDAYLLGNYSFFDSQPITFESYPKNHDLLGSLVEDKSVKQMITITEGWYTITKTENTLYFNDLRFGLLSLKPKSDSFVFKYKLDVDPSGKVSFIEAPKDSNDGKKLLSELWQRVKGN; encoded by the coding sequence ATGGATTCATTAACACAAATAGTATTAGGAGCAGCTGTAGGAGAAGCTGTTTTAGGAAGAAAAGTTGGAAACAAGGCCATGCTTTATGGTGCTATCGCAGGTACAATTCCTGATTTAGATGTTTTAGCCTCTTTTTTCACGGACAATGTTACAGCACTTTATGTACATCGTGGGTTTACGCATTCTATTGTGTTTTCAGTACTTTTTGCACCTATTTTAGCTTGGATTGTCACGCGTTACGAAACCTATAAAAACTTTAAAAACTGGACTTGGCTATTCTTTTTAGCTTTTGTAACTCATCCTATATTAGATGCACACACCACTTGGGGAACACAACTGTTTTGGCCTTTTGATTTACGGTTAGCTTTTAAAAACATATTTGTAGTTGACCCTTTGTACACAGTCCCTTTTCTGATATTTTTAATTTTAGCGATGCGTCAAAAACGGACCACTGCAAAACGACGTTTTTATAATAACATGGGTTTGATTATAAGTACATCGTACTTAGCCATTACGCTACTTTTAAAATGGGCAGCTTACACAAAATTTGAATCTGCTTTAAAAGAACAAAACATTGCTTATTTAGATATTGACACTAGACCATCTGCATTAAACACGATACTTTGGAGTGCTAATGTGCAAACTGATGATGCTTATTTATTGGGGAATTATTCGTTTTTTGACAGCCAACCTATCACTTTTGAAAGCTATCCAAAAAACCACGACTTACTAGGTAGTCTTGTTGAAGATAAAAGTGTAAAGCAAATGATTACCATTACGGAAGGTTGGTACACAATTACTAAAACAGAAAACACCCTTTATTTTAACGATTTACGTTTTGGATTATTAAGTTTAAAACCAAAATCAGACAGTTTTGTTTTTAAATACAAATTAGACGTTGATCCTTCTGGTAAAGTTTCATTTATTGAAGCTCCAAAAGATTCTAATGACGGTAAAAAGCTGTTATCAGAACTTTGGCAACGTGTGAAAGGGAATTAA
- a CDS encoding DUF6691 family protein produces the protein MKKLLFIFIGLCFGIIMYKSEAASWFRIYEMFRFEAFHMYGIIGTALAFGILFVQIIKRYNVKSFDGHPIIIAPKEKSFSKYLLGGIIFGLGWALVGACPGPIFVLVGAGYLPIVIVFLSAALGTFLYGVLKDKLPH, from the coding sequence ATGAAAAAACTACTATTTATTTTTATAGGGCTTTGTTTTGGGATTATAATGTATAAATCTGAGGCTGCTTCGTGGTTTAGAATTTATGAAATGTTCCGTTTTGAAGCGTTTCACATGTATGGTATTATAGGTACCGCTTTAGCGTTTGGTATTTTGTTTGTTCAGATTATTAAAAGGTATAACGTAAAATCGTTTGATGGTCATCCAATTATAATAGCACCAAAGGAAAAATCGTTTTCTAAATACTTGCTTGGAGGTATTATTTTCGGGTTAGGTTGGGCATTAGTTGGCGCATGTCCAGGACCTATATTTGTACTGGTAGGTGCAGGTTATTTGCCTATAGTTATAGTGTTTTTATCTGCTGCTTTAGGGACGTTTTTATATGGTGTATTAAAAGATAAATTACCACATTAA
- a CDS encoding DUF4870 domain-containing protein, producing the protein MKTDRQLLVLTHLSQLVSLIIGCGSLILPLIIWLTQKDKIYQMDAHGKTIVNFQLSIVVLYIVCVPLILLFGLGLLGWFVLGLVSIIYPVINAIKVSNGEEPHYPLSFNFIS; encoded by the coding sequence ATGAAAACAGACAGACAGTTATTAGTATTAACCCATTTAAGTCAATTAGTGTCTTTAATTATAGGTTGTGGTAGCTTAATTTTACCACTAATAATATGGTTAACACAAAAAGATAAAATATATCAAATGGACGCTCATGGTAAAACCATTGTTAACTTTCAATTAAGTATAGTGGTTTTATATATTGTATGTGTACCTTTAATTTTACTTTTTGGTTTAGGACTATTAGGCTGGTTTGTTTTAGGATTAGTATCTATAATTTACCCAGTAATAAATGCCATTAAGGTTAGTAATGGCGAAGAACCGCATTACCCTTTATCTTTTAATTTTATTAGTTAG
- a CDS encoding DUF2892 domain-containing protein: protein MLNTYFRVIVGVMVLLSVVLSVYVSPKWMWFTVFIGVNLIQSAFTKWCLLETILVKLGVRKESAGCSVK from the coding sequence ATGTTAAATACATATTTTAGAGTAATTGTTGGTGTAATGGTATTATTAAGTGTGGTGCTTTCGGTTTATGTAAGCCCAAAATGGATGTGGTTTACTGTATTTATTGGCGTAAACTTAATACAATCAGCTTTTACAAAATGGTGTTTGTTAGAAACTATATTAGTAAAGTTAGGTGTGAGGAAAGAAAGCGCAGGTTGTAGCGTTAAATAG